From a region of the Scyliorhinus torazame isolate Kashiwa2021f chromosome 15, sScyTor2.1, whole genome shotgun sequence genome:
- the ddias gene encoding uncharacterized protein ddias, translated as MNGNRSFVIASILCLHDTCFLYPACHKCGSRLLLNLGRFHCPKDACESTAENTNYRYRLSVKASRENEIFNITVFGSCLEPYFGTTAGCLHRYCEDLKKKLQKSEGEKVQDFLIQAVEHCFIGRSFIFGLKASEFLPGILSSSANPLQTTINKNKFKKHLVACQIAVPNTAVYGCTVFNYYMKLLGSGSIQGLSPISLLSDSPFIAVNQSSNMIKSLTSLLSGNTQSFTQLNDVNQLSNPWLQDFALALSSVDCITIEEFSTAETSRVRSKWSISRPYHVEEASQNGKDHKSILSAFSTPVSQNGSDINSCGTNTMVRLPSSLKVQRLSTNDCTGQCYSTSFDELQEDCFKSRFNMQRCCMQKPEDSSTNGKDHDEFQPADKSYCLLEDSMDDSDATLWDDLVFSESLDEFIAKVEANQQRCDEKAALFTGVTAVGDSVHSCGLQKLKTDYLPNGTRRQNSRIRDVCTDSTNCNLTGTRKNYCDDSNNPQGLLNEVMDGFKCDDTTGKEVHLATALPLRSVDDSVTSDVHTPSQEAVMQICSIFLSPINAGNCSTKRTQMCEPNLHNVEEKQMGEHSSFLSACKATEVNKLTDPSYTTNESCLLGDFDFQTLFPSANQLLKVKDKIHNVFQNQICIKGCNVDACDIKAASRLSPTFNLYQNISFQNMSFNSTEQGYDVSGDLFNDTGGNKEEPSICLKTNMSILSKPMSTSKALNETNYKLNEQQSNISLCCLNGAAGAVEKNNNNSPENDSLNLSEHDFSDSRDFVPFSQSTPVSRFQSLKLFRGRESKPLKMAPYVRPSIRPAAFRQRQNGQPKQQTLPIQNMLHQPSGKNQTSMSLNSSLLSNSIISKSESDSDEWIPPSTTKTRIMSSHLSCAFNINKSRGVKLFTHVSYANAAMETADSKATTEGNKENDSSNQCRGNLYMNRPPAGKHTKPSLQQKVFNSTKVPPNKTEKPGSLVSSEIQIMKSLKVNDCTPAAFHSFYVKNEAPSCYSPELF; from the exons GTACTGTGAAGATTTGAAGAAGAAATTGCAAAAGTCAGAGGGAGAGAAGGTTCAGGATTTTCTCATCCAGGCTGTGGAACACTGCTTTATTGGAAGAAGCTTTATCTTCGGATTGAAG GCATCTGAATTTCTACCTGGCATCCTGTCATCATCTGCGAATCCCTTACAGACTACCATTAACAAGAATAAATTTAAAAAGCACCTGGTAGCCTGCCAGATTGCAGTTCCAAACACTGCAGTCTATGGATGTACCGTTTTCAATTATTACATGAAATTATTGGGTTCAGGCAGTATCCAAGGTTTGTCTCCCATATCACTGCTATCTGATAGTCCTTTTATTGCTGTTAACCAGTCTAGTAACATGATCAAGAGCTTAACAAGCTTGTTGTCTGGTAACACTCAATCCTTCACACAGTTGAATGATGTGAACCAATTATCAAATCCTTGGCTACAGGACTTTGCACTTGCTTTATCCTCTGTTGATTGTATTACTATTGAAGAGTTTTCAACAGCAGAAACTAGCAGGGTTCGTTCAAAATGGAGCATCAGCCGTCCTTACCATGTAGAGGAGGCAAGCCAAAATGGGAAAGATCATAAAAGTATCTTGTCAGCTTTTTCTACTCCGGTTTCTCAAAATGGAAGTGATATCAATAGCTGTGGTACAAATACAATGGTGAGACTCCCATCAAGTTTGAAAGTACAAAGGTTGTCTACTAATGACTGTACAGGTCAATGTTATAGTACCAGCTTTGATGAATTACAGGAAGACTGCTTCAAATCACGTTTCAATATGCAAAGATGTTGCATGCAAAAGCCTGAGGACTCCTCGACTAATGGCAAAGACCATGATGAGTTCCAGCCTGCTGATAAATCTTATTGTCTACTCGAGGACAGCATGGATGACAGTGACGCTACATTATGGGATGACTTAGTCTTTTCAGAAAGTCTGGATGAATTTATAGCAAAGGTGGAAGCAAATCAACAAAGATGTGACGAAAAAGCTGCATTGTTCACTGGTGTGACTGCTGTTGGTGATTCCGTACATTCCTGCGGTTTGCAAAAACTCAAAACTGATTACCTTCCCAATGGAACCCGACGGCAGAATTCCAGAATCAGGGATGTATGTACAGATTCTACGAACTGCAATTTAACTGGAACTAGAAAAAATTATTGTGATGATTCTAACAATCCACAGGGTCTCTTAAATGAGGTAATGGATGGTTTCAAGTGTGATGATACCACAGGAAAGGAGGTACACCTGGCAACAGCATTACCATTGCGCTCAGTTGATGACTCTGTTACCAGTGATGTGCACACTCCCAGTCAGGAGGCAGTTATGCAGATTTGCAGTATCTTTCTAAGCCCAATAAATGCAGGTAATTGCAGTACGAAACGTACTCAGATGTGTGAACCAAATCTGCACAATGTCGAGGAGAAGCAGATGGGTGAACATTCAAGCTTTCTGTCTGCATGTAAAGCTACTGAAGTTAACAAACTCACAGATCCCTCTTACACTACAAATGAGTCTTGTTTACTGGGTGATTTCGATTTTCAAACTCTATTCCCATCTGCGAACCAACTTCTAaaagtgaaggacaaaattcacaATGTGTTTCAAAATCAAATATGCATTAAAGGATGCAATGTAGATGCATGTGACATTAAAGCTGCAAGTAGATTGTCTCCTACTTTTAATCTCTATCAAAACATCTCATTCCAAAATATGAGTTTCAATTCCACTGAGCAAGGCTACGATGTCTCTGGAGATCTCTTCAATGATACTGGAGGTAATAAAGAGGAACCTTCAATATGTCTCAAAACAAATATGTCTATTTTATCTAAACCAATGTCTACATCTAAGGCACTCAATGAGACTAACTATAAGCTCAATGAGCAGCAATCTAATATTTCCCTGTGTTGTTTAAATGGAGCTGCTGGTGCTGTGGAAAAAAACAATAATAATTCTCCAGAGAATGATTCATTGAACTTGTCTGAACATGACTTTTCAGACTCACGGGACTTTGTCCCATTTTCTCAGTCTACACCTGTTTCAAGATTTCAAAGTTTAAAACTTTTCAGGGGTAGAGAATCTAAACCTCTTAAAATGGCACCCTATGTTAGGCCAAGTATAAGGCCAGCTGCTTTCAGACAAAGGCAAAATGGTCAACCTAAACAGCAAACGCTTCCAATCCAAAATATGCTTCACCAGCCGTCTGGGAAAAATCAAACCTCTATGTCATTAAATTCCTCTTTGTTAAGCAACAGTATAATTAGCAAGTCTGAGAGTGACTCTGATGAATGGATTCCACCTTCGACAACCAAAACTCGAATAATGTCATCTCATTTATCTTGTGCGTTTAATATAAACAAATCACGAGGTGTTAAACTATTTACACATGTGTCATATGCCAATGCTGCTATGGAAACTGCTGATTCCAAGGCTACAACAGAGGGCAACAAAGAGAATGACAGTAGCAACCAGTGCAGGGGCAACCTATATATGAATAGGCCACCTGCAGGAAAGCATACCAAACCATCATTACAGCAAAAAGTATTCAACTCAACAAAGGTTCCTCCGAACAAAACAGAAAAACCCGGGTCCCTTGTTTCTAGTGAAATTCAGATTATGAAAAGTTTAAAAGTGAATGACTGCACCCCAGCTGCTTTTCATTCATTTTATGTAAAGAATGAGGCACCAAGTTGTTACTCACCAGAACTATTTTAG